The Alistipes finegoldii DSM 17242 DNA segment TGGACTGGCGCGAAGACCCGCTGACCAACCTCTATATCTTCCCGCGCGGCACCGCCCGCCGCGGAGCCAATACGGACGACACCGTTTTCTGGACCTCGAAATACGGCTCCCTTTCGGCCGCGGGCTACGACATCGGCATCACCGACGGCATGAACGAGGCCGGGCTGGTCGCCAACCTGCTCTTCCTGCCCGAATCGGTCTACGAGCGGCCGGGCGACACGCGGCCCGTCATGGGACTGAGCATCTGGACGCAGTACGTACTCGACAATTTCGCCACGGTGGACGAGGCGGTCGCCGAACTCTCGAAGGAGAAATTCCGCATCGACGCGCCCGACCTTCCGAACGGCGTGCAGTCGCGCCTGCATCTGGCCGTCTCCGATCCTTCGGGCGACAGCGCCATCTTCGAATACATCGACGGCCGGCTGGTGATTCACCACGGCCGCCAGTATCAGGTGATGACCAATTCGCCCTTCTACGACCAGCAGCTGGCGATCCTCGATTACTGGCAGCAGATCGGCGGTCTGACGATGCTTCCCGGCACCAACCGCGCTCCGGACCGCTTCGTGCGCGCGTCGTTCTACATCAACGCCGTCGTGAAGAGTCCCGATCCGAAGATCGCCGTCCCGGCCGTGATGTCGGTCATGCGCAACGTCTCGGTGCCTTACGGCATCTCGACGCCCGACAAGCCCCACATCTCCTC contains these protein-coding regions:
- a CDS encoding linear amide C-N hydrolase, yielding MKTQFLTVFGAAALAVFPAEPEACTRAVYLGPDGMTVTGRTMDWREDPLTNLYIFPRGTARRGANTDDTVFWTSKYGSLSAAGYDIGITDGMNEAGLVANLLFLPESVYERPGDTRPVMGLSIWTQYVLDNFATVDEAVAELSKEKFRIDAPDLPNGVQSRLHLAVSDPSGDSAIFEYIDGRLVIHHGRQYQVMTNSPFYDQQLAILDYWQQIGGLTMLPGTNRAPDRFVRASFYINAVVKSPDPKIAVPAVMSVMRNVSVPYGISTPDKPHISSTRWRTVCDQKNRVYYFEPTLAMETFRVDLAKIDFGKGTPERVLKLVGGRTYTGDATAEFRRSDKPFVFLFGV